A single genomic interval of Syntrophorhabdus sp. harbors:
- a CDS encoding polysaccharide biosynthesis protein, whose product MKDMSMQELSALVTQRSASLFRHDLATFDGILRDRLKGSRVLVVGGAGSIGSATIETLVEFGPAALHVVDHNENELAELVRCLRNSSKDLSSTDLRTFPLDFGSSLMYRFLSQMAPYDHVLNFAALKHVRSEKDVCSLLRMFEVNLVKALRFLEWLSERRSTHRYFCVSTDKAANPVNLMGASKYIMERLIFCDGVIGSPSRITTSARFANVAFSKGSLLESFLIRLSRHEPIAVPRQTRRYFISSEESGHICALAAFCAPDGHLLIPALDGDIDLIELEEIARIVLGAHRLKPRMYEDELVSKQNVESDLRSGHYPVLLTPLDTSGEKAYEEFVGEGEDAIDIGMDKLRAINAGRTAAGPVISFVRRIEELVSRPEMVTSKTAIAEMVQDLIPGFRHIETGKSLDDRM is encoded by the coding sequence ATGAAGGACATGTCCATGCAAGAGTTGTCGGCACTCGTGACGCAGAGGAGCGCAAGCCTGTTCAGACACGATCTGGCGACTTTCGACGGGATTCTCCGGGACCGCCTGAAAGGGAGCCGCGTGCTCGTGGTCGGCGGCGCGGGAAGCATCGGAAGCGCAACGATAGAAACGCTGGTCGAATTCGGACCCGCCGCACTTCATGTCGTCGACCACAACGAGAACGAGCTTGCCGAGTTGGTCCGTTGCCTGCGGAATAGCTCAAAGGATCTTTCATCCACGGATCTAAGAACGTTCCCGCTCGATTTCGGTTCGTCGCTGATGTACAGGTTTCTTTCGCAGATGGCGCCATATGACCACGTCCTCAATTTCGCGGCCCTCAAACACGTGCGTTCGGAGAAGGATGTCTGTTCGTTGCTGCGAATGTTCGAGGTGAACCTCGTAAAGGCACTGCGTTTCCTGGAATGGTTATCGGAACGTCGGAGCACACACAGGTATTTCTGTGTATCCACGGATAAGGCGGCGAACCCGGTCAATCTGATGGGTGCCAGCAAGTACATCATGGAGCGCCTGATATTCTGCGATGGGGTCATCGGGAGCCCGTCCCGGATCACCACTTCAGCCCGCTTTGCGAACGTCGCTTTTTCGAAGGGGAGCCTGCTCGAGAGCTTTCTGATACGACTGAGCCGGCACGAGCCCATTGCGGTGCCCCGGCAGACGCGCAGGTATTTTATCTCCTCCGAGGAGTCGGGACACATCTGCGCGCTGGCTGCTTTTTGTGCCCCCGACGGCCACCTGCTTATCCCGGCGCTTGATGGAGACATAGATCTCATCGAACTCGAGGAGATCGCCCGTATCGTGCTCGGTGCCCACCGACTGAAGCCCCGGATGTATGAGGACGAACTGGTGTCCAAACAAAACGTGGAGTCCGACCTCCGCAGCGGGCACTATCCCGTATTGTTGACGCCCCTCGACACCAGCGGCGAAAAGGCGTATGAGGAGTTCGTGGGGGAGGGTGAAGATGCGATCGATATCGGGATGGACAAGCTGCGTGCCATCAACGCTGGCCGTACCGCTGCCGGCCCGGTAATATCTTTCGTGCGCCGTATCGAAGAATTGGTATCGCGCCCGGAGATGGTCACCTCCAAGACGGCGATCGCGGAAATGGTGCAGGACCTTATTCCCGGTTTCAGACACATCGAGACCGGCAAAAGTCTTGATGACAGGATGTAA
- a CDS encoding glycosyltransferase family 2 protein, which produces MTGCKAPRAVKPEITIGLTFYNSVGTLKDALRSIFAQTFQDWELLIIDDHSTDGSFDIARSVKDHRVKVYREEGRLGFVNALNRITSLSRGKYYARMDADDMMHPERLARQLEYLKKRPEMDVVDTAMYSMNQKGRPVGIREVGPADVNPMVTLRGRFFHHATIMGHTEWFRRNPYDPCFIRAEDCELWCRTFNTSRFGRINEPLYFVREGLVNVRNYLESARTVRRIIRTHGPKLVKGHRIAKLIIESHVKGYAYRVFSSMNSHDLLVNMRNRKLRRREIEGARAIIEHILSTHVPGF; this is translated from the coding sequence ATGACAGGATGTAAGGCCCCGAGAGCAGTGAAGCCCGAGATCACAATAGGACTGACATTCTACAACAGCGTTGGGACCCTGAAGGATGCCCTGCGGTCGATCTTCGCCCAGACGTTTCAGGATTGGGAGCTCCTCATCATTGACGATCATTCCACGGACGGGTCATTTGATATCGCGCGATCCGTCAAGGACCATCGCGTGAAGGTGTACCGGGAGGAAGGCAGGCTTGGCTTCGTAAATGCCCTCAACAGGATCACGTCGCTGTCACGGGGGAAGTATTATGCCCGCATGGATGCCGATGACATGATGCACCCGGAGAGACTGGCCCGACAACTGGAGTACCTGAAGAAGAGGCCCGAAATGGATGTGGTGGACACGGCGATGTATTCCATGAATCAGAAAGGCAGGCCTGTGGGGATACGGGAGGTGGGCCCGGCCGACGTGAATCCCATGGTGACCCTTCGGGGCCGGTTCTTTCACCACGCGACCATCATGGGTCATACCGAATGGTTTCGAAGGAACCCCTACGACCCGTGTTTTATCCGGGCGGAAGACTGCGAGCTCTGGTGCAGGACCTTCAACACATCCCGGTTTGGAAGGATCAACGAGCCGCTCTATTTTGTGAGGGAAGGTCTCGTCAACGTGCGGAACTACCTTGAAAGCGCGCGAACAGTGCGCCGTATCATCAGAACCCATGGACCGAAACTGGTGAAAGGGCACAGGATCGCTAAGTTGATAATCGAATCTCACGTCAAGGGCTACGCATACCGGGTATTCAGTTCGATGAATTCCCATGATCTTCTGGTAAACATGCGGAACCGCAAATTGAGGCGCAGAGAGATCGAAGGTGCGAGAGCGATCATTGAGCACATCCTTTCGACGCATGTTCCGGGCTTCTGA
- a CDS encoding YdcF family protein has protein sequence MRGKLKKLVVLLLVAGGLTALMSVVALNVVSWLKGNDEPVPARVIFILSGPPSRSLYAAELYNREYAKEVYMARPVREHWYKLIEEIGVYFPATERMQRDVLLKKGVPAERIHLIGDSCKNTIDEAEAAQAALGGNDCSLLIVTSPYHVRRAQMIFRDRMGTCRFRIVGTPYETFHEKWWTDQDSARNVILEVSKIIFYKLGGRFRNPGNQPGPPAPGR, from the coding sequence ATGAGGGGCAAGCTGAAGAAACTGGTGGTTCTTCTGCTCGTCGCCGGGGGGTTGACGGCTCTGATGTCGGTTGTCGCCCTGAATGTTGTCAGTTGGCTCAAGGGCAATGATGAACCGGTGCCGGCGCGGGTCATCTTTATCCTTTCCGGTCCTCCGTCACGTTCGCTCTACGCGGCCGAACTCTATAACCGGGAATACGCGAAAGAGGTCTATATGGCACGTCCCGTCAGAGAGCACTGGTACAAGCTGATCGAGGAGATTGGTGTGTATTTTCCGGCCACCGAGCGGATGCAGAGAGATGTTCTGCTAAAGAAGGGGGTTCCGGCGGAGCGCATTCATCTCATCGGCGACAGCTGCAAGAACACGATCGACGAAGCAGAGGCGGCACAGGCGGCTCTGGGGGGAAATGACTGCAGCCTGCTCATCGTGACGTCACCATACCACGTCAGAAGGGCGCAGATGATATTCCGGGACAGGATGGGGACCTGCCGTTTCAGGATCGTCGGCACCCCCTACGAGACATTTCATGAGAAATGGTGGACGGACCAGGACAGCGCGAGGAACGTCATTCTCGAAGTGTCGAAGATCATCTTCTACAAACTGGGCGGAAGGTTCAGGAATCCGGGTAACCAGCCGGGGCCACCGGCGCCTGGCCGGTAG
- a CDS encoding NAD-dependent epimerase/dehydratase family protein, producing MMEGAGPIACVTGASGMVGGSIAAKLLSKGYRVRVMSRDRSFLIPGAQSFVGGLEDDHALSQFLEGSRHLFHCAAELRDESSMWKVNVGGTEKLLKMTRSSGLRYLCYISSVGVTGRAAGPIVDERTRCDPQSMYERSKLAAEQLVMEGIDGCNVVVLRPTNVIDGRNPGALLLPIRGTWRDRLAVFVKGGENAHIVHADDVADAAVHFIDGGFRKAECYIVSCDDDPGNTFAGLWRLYMKHSRPDVSGRGPRVLHLPVAVPYVMRSLRRGRVNRGDIRYCSDKLLATGFKFSLGVEGAVGSIAASTLRGT from the coding sequence ATGATGGAGGGAGCGGGACCGATCGCCTGCGTAACAGGCGCGTCCGGCATGGTGGGAGGGTCGATTGCCGCGAAGCTGCTTTCAAAAGGCTACAGGGTCAGGGTCATGTCCCGCGACAGGAGCTTTCTGATCCCGGGGGCGCAAAGCTTCGTGGGTGGCCTGGAGGATGATCATGCCCTTTCCCAATTCCTTGAGGGATCCCGTCATCTCTTTCATTGCGCGGCGGAACTGAGGGACGAATCCAGCATGTGGAAGGTCAATGTCGGGGGAACGGAGAAACTGCTGAAAATGACGCGCTCGTCGGGATTGCGGTACCTCTGTTATATAAGCAGTGTGGGCGTGACGGGCCGGGCGGCGGGACCCATTGTCGACGAAAGAACGAGATGCGATCCCCAGAGCATGTATGAAAGGTCCAAGCTGGCAGCCGAACAACTGGTAATGGAGGGTATTGACGGATGCAATGTCGTTGTTCTCAGGCCGACGAACGTGATCGACGGGCGTAATCCCGGGGCCTTGCTCCTGCCGATCCGGGGAACGTGGCGTGACAGGCTTGCCGTTTTTGTGAAGGGGGGCGAGAACGCCCACATCGTGCACGCCGATGACGTGGCGGACGCGGCCGTGCATTTCATTGACGGGGGCTTCAGAAAGGCGGAGTGTTATATCGTTTCCTGCGACGACGACCCGGGGAACACCTTCGCGGGCCTGTGGAGGCTGTACATGAAGCACAGTCGCCCCGATGTCTCCGGCCGCGGACCGAGGGTGCTCCATTTGCCCGTTGCCGTGCCATACGTGATGCGTTCCCTGAGACGGGGCCGGGTCAACAGGGGGGACATCCGTTATTGCTCCGATAAACTGCTTGCAACGGGTTTCAAGTTCTCCCTGGGCGTCGAAGGGGCTGTCGGGAGCATCGCTGCAAGCACCTTGAGGGGTACATGA